The window GTCGCGATCAAGGGCGCCGACGGCGCGTGGGGTCTGGCCACCGAGGACGAGGGCCGTCGCCCGCAGACCACGATGGAGGACCTCGCCGGGCTCAAGACGCCGTTCCGTCCGCACGGACGCGTCACGGCGGGCACGTCCTCGCCGTTGACCGACGGCGCGACCATGTCGCTGCTCGCCGGTGGGGGTGCGGTGAAGGAGCTCGGTCTCGCGCCGAAGATGCGCATGGTGTCGTTCGCCTTCGCGGGCGTGCAGCCGGAGATCATGGGCATCGGCCCGATCCCGTCCACGGAGAAGGCGCTCAAGAAGGCCGGACTCGACATCTCCGACATCGGGCTGTTCGAGCTGAATGAGGCGTTCGCGATCCAGGTGATCTCGCTCCTCGACCACTTCGGCATCGCCGACGACGACCCCCGCGTCAACCAGTGGGGCGGGGCGATCGCGCTCGGACACCCCCTCGCGGCCTCCGGCGTCCGACTGATGATCCAGCTCGCCGCACAGTTCGCCGAGCGTCCCGACGTCCGCTACGGCCTGACCGCGATGTGCGTCGGCCTCGGTCAGGGCGGCTCGGTCATCTGGGAGAACCCGCACTACGACGGAAAGAAGAAGAAGTGAGCTACGACGACGTCGACTTCTCGCCCATCCAGGCGCTGACGGAGGGCGAGGTGATCACGCACTCCCCCGTGCGCGACATCCGCCTCCCCTCCGGCAAGGTCCTCGCCCTCATCACCCTCGACAACGGCCGCGACCACACGCGCCCGAACACGCTCGGGCCGGCCACGCTCACCGAACTCGGCGAGACGCTGGACGCGCTGAAGGCACGGGCGGCGTCCGGGGAGATCCAGGCCGTCGGCATCACGGGCAAGCAATACATCCTGGCCGCCGGCGCCGACCTGTCCGACATCAGCAAGGTCGGCTCGCGCGACAACGCCCGCCTCATCGCGCAGCTCGGGCACCGGGTGCTCGGCAAGCTCGGTGAGCTCGGCGTGCCGTCGTTCGCGTTCGTGAACGGTCTGGCGCTCGGTGGAGGGCTGGAGATCGCGCTGAACTCCAGCTACCGCACCGTCGACGCCTCGGCCGCTGCCGTGGCGCTCCCCGAGGTGTTCCTCGGCATCATCCCCGGCTGGGGCGGCGCCTACCTGCTGCCGAACCTCATCGGCATCGAGAACGCGCTCGAGGTCGTCATCTCGAACCCGCTCAAGCAGAACCGCATGCTGAAGCCGCAGCAGGCGTTCGACCTGGGCATCTTCGACGCGATCTTCCCCGCCGCGAACTACCTCGAGAACTCGCTGACCTGGGCCGACGCGGTCCTCGGCGGCAAGAAGGTGGAGCGCAAGAACGAGCCGGGCAAGATCGAGCGGCTCACCAAGTGGCCGATCGCGATCAAGATGGCGCGCGGCATGCTCGAGTCGAAGATCGGCACCGTGCCGAAGTCGCCGTACGCGGCGCTCGACCTGCTCGACAAGGCCAAGAGCGGCACCAAGGCCGAGGGCTTCGCCCGCGAGGACGAGGCACTGGCCGAGCTCGTGACCGGCGATCAGTTCGCCGCCTCGATGTACGCCTTCGATCTCGTGCAGAAGCGGGCCAAGCGCCCGGTCGGCGCGCCCGACAAGGCGCTCGCGAAGAAGGTCACCAAGGTCGGCATCATCGGTGCCGGACTCATGGCGAGCCAGTTCGCGCTGCTCTTCGTGCGCAAGCTCCAGGTCCCCGTCCTCATCACCGACCTCGATCAGGCGCGGGTCGACAAGGGCGTGGCGTACATCCACGACGAGATCGGGAAGCTGGAGGGCAAGGGGCGCCTCGACGCCGACACCGCCAACAAGCTGCGCGCGCTGGTCACGGGCACGACCGACAAGAGCCTGTACGCCGACTGCGACTTCGTGATCGAGGCGGTCTTCGAAGAGGTCGGCGTCAAGCAGCAGGTCTTCGGCGAGATCGAGAAGATCGTGGCGGAGGACACCATCCTCGCCACGAACACCTCCTCGCTCTCGGTCGAGGAGATCGGCGCGACGCTCGCTCACCCGGAGCGCCTGGTCGGGTTCCACTTCTTCAACCCGGTCGCCGTCATGCCGCTGATCGAGATCGTCAAGACGCCGAGCACCTCCGAGGCCGCACTGTCCACGGCTTTCGTGGTCGCGAAGAACCTGGGCAAGAACGCGGTCCTGACCGCCGACGCACCCGGCTTCGTGGTGAACCGTCTGCTGGCCAAGGTCATGGGCGAGGCTGCGCGCGCGGTCTACGAGGGCACCCCGATCGCCGAGGTGGAGAAGGCGTTCGCGCCGCTCGGCCTGCCCATGGGGCCGTTCCAGCTGATCGACCTGGTCGGATGGAAGGTCGCCGCCCACGTGCAGGACACGATGGTGCACGCCTTCCCCGACCGGTTCTACGCGAACGAGAACTTCCACGCCCTCGCCGCGCTCGACCAGGTCGTGGAGAAGGACAAGGGCGGCCGGGTGGTCGGCTGGAGCAAGCAGGCCGAGAAGGTCATCAAGCCCGCACTCGGCAAGAGTCCGGCCTCTGCGGCGACCATCCTGCAGCGCGTGCAGGACGGCCTGGCGACGGAGATCAAGCTGATGCTGGACGAGGGCGTCGTGCCCGAG of the Microbacterium sufflavum genome contains:
- a CDS encoding thiolase family protein; the encoded protein is MAEISDVFFVDGVRTPFGRAGEKGMYWNTRADDLAVKTTIGLMERNAAVPADRIDDVAIAATSQTGDQGLTLGRSVAILAGLPQTVPGLAVERMCAGAMTSVTTMGASIGVGMYDLALAGGVEHMGHHPIGSNADPNPRFVAEKMVDPGALNMGVTAERIFDRFPHLTKERSDRFGMLSQHKVQAAYDAGKIQPDLVPVAIKGADGAWGLATEDEGRRPQTTMEDLAGLKTPFRPHGRVTAGTSSPLTDGATMSLLAGGGAVKELGLAPKMRMVSFAFAGVQPEIMGIGPIPSTEKALKKAGLDISDIGLFELNEAFAIQVISLLDHFGIADDDPRVNQWGGAIALGHPLAASGVRLMIQLAAQFAERPDVRYGLTAMCVGLGQGGSVIWENPHYDGKKKK
- a CDS encoding 3-hydroxyacyl-CoA dehydrogenase NAD-binding domain-containing protein, which codes for MSYDDVDFSPIQALTEGEVITHSPVRDIRLPSGKVLALITLDNGRDHTRPNTLGPATLTELGETLDALKARAASGEIQAVGITGKQYILAAGADLSDISKVGSRDNARLIAQLGHRVLGKLGELGVPSFAFVNGLALGGGLEIALNSSYRTVDASAAAVALPEVFLGIIPGWGGAYLLPNLIGIENALEVVISNPLKQNRMLKPQQAFDLGIFDAIFPAANYLENSLTWADAVLGGKKVERKNEPGKIERLTKWPIAIKMARGMLESKIGTVPKSPYAALDLLDKAKSGTKAEGFAREDEALAELVTGDQFAASMYAFDLVQKRAKRPVGAPDKALAKKVTKVGIIGAGLMASQFALLFVRKLQVPVLITDLDQARVDKGVAYIHDEIGKLEGKGRLDADTANKLRALVTGTTDKSLYADCDFVIEAVFEEVGVKQQVFGEIEKIVAEDTILATNTSSLSVEEIGATLAHPERLVGFHFFNPVAVMPLIEIVKTPSTSEAALSTAFVVAKNLGKNAVLTADAPGFVVNRLLAKVMGEAARAVYEGTPIAEVEKAFAPLGLPMGPFQLIDLVGWKVAAHVQDTMVHAFPDRFYANENFHALAALDQVVEKDKGGRVVGWSKQAEKVIKPALGKSPASAATILQRVQDGLATEIKLMLDEGVVPEVEDIDLCLILGAGWPFIDGGASPYLDREGASERAFGGSFHTPQIRGIENR